A single genomic interval of Bacteroidales bacterium harbors:
- a CDS encoding alpha/beta hydrolase, with translation MHPQTLKVNDLELTWYEGRAKGTPIVFLHGNSLSSEIFTEQFADPLLADHYGLIALDLPGHGQSAHSEDPIKDYSIPGFINHFLAFIEKMQLDKAIFVGHSLGGHILMEAYEKLKDHMLGMVVLGAPPFTLPPDMEKTHHESDAQFLVFQEELSEEEIHQFAQACVREGHEDPELLKDAVRHSDPGMRAGLGHSFSKGEIQDETRILANMSHPLAIFHGRGDQLIKGSYFQDLNLPTLWHEEVQFIEQAGHCPQWENPEAFNKLLDNFIKEISK, from the coding sequence ATGCATCCACAGACCCTGAAAGTCAACGACCTTGAGCTCACATGGTACGAAGGCCGGGCCAAGGGAACACCCATCGTCTTTCTCCATGGCAACTCCCTTTCTTCAGAAATCTTCACCGAACAGTTTGCCGATCCCCTGCTGGCCGACCATTACGGGCTGATTGCCCTGGATCTGCCGGGGCACGGTCAGTCGGCACACTCGGAAGATCCCATAAAAGACTATTCCATTCCCGGATTCATCAACCACTTCCTTGCCTTTATCGAAAAGATGCAACTGGACAAAGCCATATTTGTAGGCCACTCCCTGGGCGGCCACATACTGATGGAAGCCTACGAAAAACTCAAAGACCACATGCTGGGGATGGTTGTCCTGGGGGCCCCTCCCTTCACCCTGCCCCCGGATATGGAAAAAACCCACCATGAAAGTGACGCCCAATTTCTGGTCTTTCAGGAAGAGCTGAGCGAGGAAGAGATCCATCAATTTGCCCAGGCCTGCGTACGCGAAGGTCACGAAGATCCCGAATTGCTGAAGGATGCCGTGCGTCATTCCGATCCTGGCATGCGCGCCGGGTTGGGACACTCCTTTTCCAAAGGGGAGATACAGGATGAAACCAGGATCCTCGCCAACATGAGCCACCCCCTGGCCATCTTCCACGGCAGAGGCGATCAGCTGATCAAAGGCAGTTACTTCCAGGATTTGAACCTGCCCACCCTCTGGCACGAAGAAGTTCAGTTCATCGAACAGGCAGGACATTGCCCCCAGTGGGAAAACCCCGAAGCCTTCAATAAACTGCTGGATAATTTTATCAAGGAGATAAGCAAGTAA